The Pseudomonas sp. MM223 genome segment CGGCCAGGCGTGGCAGCCATTTGAAGATGACTTCCCAATTCATTATTCAGCCCTCGCAAAGCCGCGAGCGGCGCGTTTTTCCATGAAGTACATGCCGGTCATGGCAAGCACGGTCAGGCCCAAGTAGATGCAGGCCGCGACCATGTAAAAGGTGAACGGCTCCTTGGTCACGGTCACGCCAATTTGCGAGTGACGCATGATTTCTTCCAGGCCGATCACCGACACCAGGGCGGTGTCCTTCATCAGGATCATGAACAGGTTGCCCAGGCCGGGCAGGGCGATGCGCCACATCTGCGGCAAAATGATCCGCGACAGGATGCGGCCCTTGGAAAGGCCCAGCGCCAGGCCAGCTTCACGGTGGCCCTTGGGGATTGCCAGGATGGCGCCACGGAACACTTCGGTGGCGTAGGCGCCAAAGCACAGGCCCAGGGCAATTACACCCGCAGCGAAGGCGCTAAGCTCCAGGCCCGGCATGTTCAAGGCTTCGCCGAGGCTGTTCATCAGTTCGACGGTGCCGAAATAGATAAGCAGCACCCACAGCAGTTCGGGCACACCGCGAACCAGGGTCGAGTAAAAGCCGCCAAGCCATTGCAGCGGCTTGAGCGGGGAGGTTTTGGCCAGGGCGCCGAGCAGGCCCAGCACCAGCCCCAGCAGCAAGGCGCAAAGCGCCAGTTTTACGGTCATCAGGGTGCCGGCCATCATGGCCGGACCGAATCCGTGCAGGTCGATATTCATGGGCAGGTCATTTTAGGGACTGGCGCGCCACGGGGGCGCGCCGGTCAGGGCGGGTCATTCGATGCTGAACGGGAAGTACTTGTCGTTGATCTTCTTGTACGTGCCGTCGGCTTTGATTTCTGCCAGGGCTTTGTTCAGGTCGTCGCGCAGCTTGGTGTCACCTTTGCGCACGGCAATGCCGATCTTGTCACTGTCCATCACCGGCTCGCCCTTGAACTCGAAGTTCGAGCCGTCTTTGCTCTTCAGCCACTCGTACTGCACGTACTTGTCGGCCAGGATGCCGTCGATACGACCGGACACCAGGTCGAGGTAGGCGTTTTCCTGGGTGTCGTACAGCTTGACGTCCACGCCCTTGAAGTTGTCTTCAAGGTAGGTGCCGGCCAGGGTGGCGCGCTGGGTGCCGATGGACTTGCCTTTCAGCGACTCTTTATCAGTCTTGAAATCGACGTTTTTCGGCGCAATGAACTGCAGCTTGTTGGAGTAGTACGGCTCGGTGAAGTCCACGGCCTGCTTGCGCTCGTCGGTGATCGACAGCGAAGACACCAGGAAGTCGAACTTCTTGGCGTTCAGGGCCGGGATGATGCCGTCCCAGTCGGAGGTAACGACCGAGCATTCGACTTTCATCTTGGCGCACAGGGCGTCGCCGATGTCTTTGTCGAAACCAACCACGTTACCGCTGGCATCCTTGTTGTTGAACGGTGGGTAGGCGGCTTCGATACCCATGCGCAGTTTTTCTGCGGCCATGGCGTTTGCCGACATCACCAGCGTGGCAGCAGCTGCCAGGAGAAACTTCTTGTAAGTGTGCATGTATTGCTCCGTTAGCGGTGGCTTGACATGAATTGCTTGCAACGCGCCGAGGTCGGGTTTTCGAAGACCTGCTGCGGCGATCCCTGCTCTTCTACCAGGCCCTGGTGCAGGAAGACGACTTCACTGGACACATGGCGGGCAAAGCTCATCTCGTGCGTTACCAACAGCATGGTACGGCCTTCTTCGGCCAATGCGCGGATAACGTTTAGCACTTCCTGGACCATTTCCGGGTCGAGGGCCGAAGTGGGCTCGTCGAACAGGATGACTTTAGGCTTCATGGCCAGGGTACGGGCAATGGCGGCTCGCTGTTGCTGGCCACCGGAAAGCTGGGCGGGGTAGCTGTGGCGTTTGTCGTAGATGCCAACCTTGTTCAGCAGCGCTTCGGCGGCTTCGATGGCCTCGGCCTTGCTTTGGCCGAGCACGCGGCGTGGCGCCTCGATGATGTTGTCGAGGATCGACATGTGCGGCCACAGGTTGAAGTTCTGGAAGACAAAGCCGATTTCGCTGCGCAGGCGGTTGATCTGGCGGTTGTCTGCGGCGATCAGGTCGCCGTTTTTGGCGGCCTTGAGCTTGAGCGCTTCACCGGCCACCAGGATTTCGCCCTGGTGCGGGTTTTCGAGCAGGTTGATGCAGCGCAGCAGGGTGGACTTGCCGGAGCCGGACGACCCCAGGATGGAGATCACGTCACCGTCGCGTGCGGTCAGCGAAATGCCCTTGAGAATTTCCTGCTCGCCGTAGCGTTTGTGCAAGTTGCGGATTTCCAGCGCGGGCGTGGCCTGAGCCATGTGCGGTCCTCATGTGTTCGGGTGCGTTCCCAGCTATTGGCGGCCTTCCTGGCGTGCGCCAAGCTAGCATAGCGGCATTATGACGGCCAACAGGGTCGCCGGGGACTGTGGGCACTGGTGGGGCAGTTTGTCGCATCGCTACAGCGTAACGTCGCGCAGATGTCCGCGAAGGTGTCGCCCAGCACCAGAGCCTTGATGAAAAAAGGCGCGATGGTGCCAGCTTTGGCCCGCTCATGGAAGCGGTTTTGGCCCATTCGAGGAGTAAAACCGACCTTTAGGTCAGGTGCCCTCAATATGAGCGGGGTAACCCACAAATACGCAAGCAGGCTAAAAGGTTGTACCTCTAGGTTGCACTTTTTTGCATTGCGGTGGTGCACAGGTGTTACCGGGGAGCACCTTTGGTGCGTTTGTAAGTGGGTATTTCAGTAATCCGATGTTTTGGTGCCCTTTCGGTCAAGGTCTGGCCGAAAGCCCTCCAAACCGCGTCCTAA includes the following:
- the artQ_1 gene encoding Arginine ABC transporter permease protein ArtQ (*Name artQ_1) codes for the protein MNIDLHGFGPAMMAGTLMTVKLALCALLLGLVLGLLGALAKTSPLKPLQWLGGFYSTLVRGVPELLWVLLIYFGTVELMNSLGEALNMPGLELSAFAAGVIALGLCFGAYATEVFRGAILAIPKGHREAGLALGLSKGRILSRIILPQMWRIALPGLGNLFMILMKDTALVSVIGLEEIMRHSQIGVTVTKEPFTFYMVAACIYLGLTVLAMTGMYFMEKRAARGFARAE
- the artJ_1 gene encoding ABC transporter arginine-binding protein 1 (*Name artJ_1), translating into MHTYKKFLLAAAATLVMSANAMAAEKLRMGIEAAYPPFNNKDASGNVVGFDKDIGDALCAKMKVECSVVTSDWDGIIPALNAKKFDFLVSSLSITDERKQAVDFTEPYYSNKLQFIAPKNVDFKTDKESLKGKSIGTQRATLAGTYLEDNFKGVDVKLYDTQENAYLDLVSGRIDGILADKYVQYEWLKSKDGSNFEFKGEPVMDSDKIGIAVRKGDTKLRDDLNKALAEIKADGTYKKINDKYFPFSIE
- the occP gene encoding Octopine permease ATP-binding protein P (*Name occP), with protein sequence MAQATPALEIRNLHKRYGEQEILKGISLTARDGDVISILGSSGSGKSTLLRCINLLENPHQGEILVAGEALKLKAAKNGDLIAADNRQINRLRSEIGFVFQNFNLWPHMSILDNIIEAPRRVLGQSKAEAIEAAEALLNKVGIYDKRHSYPAQLSGGQQQRAAIARTLAMKPKVILFDEPTSALDPEMVQEVLNVIRALAEEGRTMLLVTHEMSFARHVSSEVVFLHQGLVEEQGSPQQVFENPTSARCKQFMSSHR